The Ectothiorhodospiraceae bacterium BW-2 nucleotide sequence CAGCTCTGCCAGTTTAATCACCTTGCCACTTTTGGCTTGGTGGGTGACCAGACAGCTACCCGCTTTGATATAGTAGTAGTAGTCGCTCTCATCCCCTTGGTGGATAATCACCTCGCCGGCGTCGAAATTGACCGGCTCCATGCGGGTCAAGACTAGCTGGATATTACTAGGCGGAATGCGCTGAAATAGCTGTGACTGTAACAGATTTCCCATCCAGTCGCCCTCCTCTTCGGCCTCAATGTCGGCGACATTGTAGCTCTCGCCGCTCTGCTCCCAGCTAAGGAGTAGATCAAGATAGCCATTATCGACCACAAAATAGCTCACCTCCTCTTCAGTAATCGCAGTACAGGTGCGCGGGGTGTGAGGATCGAGCGGCAGGCGTGAGGCGGGAGTGCCGCCGACTAAGCGATCTTTGCCACCATTGGCTTTTAACAGCAGTACGGTACCGCGATGGATATAGATACTGCGTTGATCGTTATCGCCCCGTTTGAACAGTGGGGTATCTTTTGCTGCCTGCTCGATGTGAATTTTGCTGATCAAATCTTGCAAGTTGCTCTCAGAGAGCTGATTAAGCGGAGTGAATTGACGAAAAAAGTGGCGGTCAAAGGTGATCATCGATAGCTACTATGGTGGGGTGGGGTGGGGGTTATATAATCGACTCTCCAAAGCTCTCTTGGCAGCGCTGGCGAATATCGTCTAGCGAAGGGGTGTGGTTTTGGGTGCCGTGGTGCTCTACCTTCAAAGCCCCCATCACTGCCGCTAGCTCTCCTATCTGTTGCCAGTCAAGACGGTGATCGATACCGTAGAGGAGGCCGGCACGATAGGCGTCGCCACAGCCGGTTGGATCGTTAATCTCATTGGTCAGCGCGGCGGGAATGAGGAGAGAGTCGCCATTGTGGTAGATCTCAGCGCCTTCTGCCCCCTTAGTCACCACCAGCGTCGTGACCCGAGCGGCAATATCGGCTAGTGAGTCGCCACACTTCTGTTGCAGTAGCTGCGACTCGTAGTCATTGAGGGCAATCCACTCGGCCTGATCGATAAAATGGTTTAGCTCTTTGCCATCGAACATCGGCATCCCTTGACCGGGATCGAAGATAAAGGGGATCTCTGCCTCGTTAAACTGCTGAGCATGTTCGAGCATCCCCTCGCGGCCATCAGGCGAGACGATACCGAGGGTAATGGCGCTATCTGAGGCATCACTAATTCGATTGTAGTGGGAGAAACTCATCGCCCCGGGGTGGAAGGCGGTAATCTGGTTATCATCGATATCGGTGGTAATGAACGCTTGGGCGGTATAGGCGGTCGGTAGTTCACGAATATAGCGCTGATCGATACCGCACCGCTTCAGGTGTTCAGCGTAAGAGATAAAATCGACACCGACAGTGGCCATGATATAGGGCTCTTCGCCCAGCAGTTTTAGGTTATAGCCGATATTGCCGGCACAA carries:
- a CDS encoding carbohydrate kinase family protein, producing the protein MPALICGSVAYDTIMVFEDQFKNHILSESVHILNVSFLVPKLRRENGGCAGNIGYNLKLLGEEPYIMATVGVDFISYAEHLKRCGIDQRYIRELPTAYTAQAFITTDIDDNQITAFHPGAMSFSHYNRISDASDSAITLGIVSPDGREGMLEHAQQFNEAEIPFIFDPGQGMPMFDGKELNHFIDQAEWIALNDYESQLLQQKCGDSLADIAARVTTLVVTKGAEGAEIYHNGDSLLIPAALTNEINDPTGCGDAYRAGLLYGIDHRLDWQQIGELAAVMGALKVEHHGTQNHTPSLDDIRQRCQESFGESII